The following are from one region of the Treponema denticola genome:
- a CDS encoding ABC transporter ATP-binding protein — translation MIKVQNICKTYKVAKRNKGLKEAAKALFKKDYEYIKALNDISFTINEGETVGYIGPNGAGKSSTIKILCGILTPDSGTCEIAGLVPWKKRVEYVKNIGVVFGQRTQLWWDIPVIDSFELLKDIYSVPQNIFQNNLEELINLLELKEIVKTPARQLSLGQRMKCEIAASLLHSPKILFLDEPTIGLDALSKLTVRKFISELNKKNKTTIILTTHDMQDIEAITERIILIDKGQILLDGTLKDIKKDSLSLDESLAEFYKENC, via the coding sequence ATGATTAAGGTTCAAAATATTTGCAAAACATACAAGGTCGCAAAAAGAAATAAGGGCTTAAAAGAAGCTGCAAAGGCTCTTTTTAAGAAGGACTATGAATATATAAAAGCCTTAAACGATATTTCTTTTACGATTAACGAAGGAGAAACCGTAGGCTACATCGGCCCGAACGGAGCCGGAAAGAGTTCTACCATAAAGATTCTCTGCGGAATCCTTACACCCGATTCGGGAACTTGTGAAATTGCAGGTCTTGTTCCATGGAAAAAGCGAGTGGAATATGTAAAAAACATCGGCGTAGTTTTCGGGCAAAGAACTCAGCTGTGGTGGGATATTCCCGTTATAGATTCCTTTGAACTTTTAAAGGATATTTATTCTGTGCCTCAAAATATTTTTCAAAACAATTTGGAAGAGCTGATCAATCTTTTAGAATTAAAAGAAATTGTCAAAACACCGGCTCGTCAGCTTTCTTTAGGCCAAAGGATGAAGTGCGAAATTGCAGCCTCTCTTTTACATAGTCCCAAAATTCTTTTTTTAGATGAACCGACAATCGGGCTTGATGCTCTTTCAAAATTAACGGTGAGAAAATTTATTTCGGAACTGAACAAAAAAAATAAAACGACTATTATTTTAACAACCCACGATATGCAGGATATCGAAGCAATTACCGAGCGTATTATTTTAATAGACAAAGGACAGATTCTTTTGGACGGCACATTAAAAGACATTAAGAAGGATTCATTATCTTTGGATGAAAGCCTTGCCGAATTTTATAAAGAGAATTGTTAA
- a CDS encoding ATP-binding protein, with protein MDFSRKIPIGVQSFEVMRNDKFLYVDKTEFIFKLTNSNRVYFLSRPRRFGKSLFLSTLEAYFLGKKELFKGLYIEEAEENRAKNEGTEAWTQYPVFYLDFNTGRYDLPESLNESLDFFLRTEEERFGIQGNDLSFGKRFAFLIQTAYEKTGKQVVILVDEYDKPLLQTMYVNETLNEEFRSTLKAFYSVIKTCDKYIRFAFLTGVTKFSKVSIFSDLNNLQDISLHEDCSALCGITQEELTAVFSPEIQVLADKEKISYEECLSLLKKRYDGYLFAKEGKSVYNPFSLLNAFSAKDVGSYWFATGTPTFLVNYLKEAHYNIPDLDGNVELDEAGLADYRADTKNPLPILFQAGYLTIKEYIREAALYRLGFPNDEVRYGFLKNLLPDYTSLRTDQTASSVWRFVEDVRAGNVDNFMERMKSIIAGIPYDNLPKEKLKLREQNYQTAVYLIFKLMGQFVETEIHCAAGRADCLVHTKDAIYIFEFKLDGNGSSEDAVAQIKEKGYTAPFKSSGKKIVLIGSSFDEKERTIKDWKTEKI; from the coding sequence ATGGATTTTTCACGGAAGATACCTATAGGAGTACAAAGTTTTGAAGTCATGCGTAACGATAAATTTTTGTATGTAGATAAAACCGAATTTATTTTTAAGCTGACTAATTCAAATAGAGTCTACTTTTTAAGCCGCCCCCGCCGTTTCGGAAAAAGTCTTTTTCTTTCTACCCTCGAAGCCTACTTTTTAGGAAAAAAAGAGTTGTTTAAGGGGCTGTACATTGAAGAAGCTGAAGAAAACAGAGCTAAAAACGAAGGAACTGAAGCATGGACTCAATATCCCGTTTTTTACTTGGATTTTAATACGGGGCGGTATGATTTGCCCGAGTCTTTAAACGAAAGCCTTGACTTCTTTTTAAGGACAGAGGAGGAGCGTTTCGGTATACAGGGGAACGATTTATCTTTTGGTAAACGCTTTGCTTTTTTAATACAAACAGCTTATGAAAAAACCGGCAAACAGGTAGTTATCCTCGTAGACGAATATGATAAGCCCCTCTTGCAAACAATGTATGTAAATGAAACCCTAAACGAAGAATTCCGCAGCACACTCAAAGCTTTTTATTCCGTTATAAAAACTTGCGACAAGTATATCCGCTTTGCATTTTTAACGGGAGTAACAAAATTCAGTAAGGTAAGTATTTTCAGTGATTTAAATAACTTACAGGACATAAGCCTTCACGAAGATTGCTCTGCTCTTTGCGGTATAACCCAAGAAGAATTAACAGCCGTATTTTCTCCCGAAATTCAAGTATTGGCAGACAAAGAAAAGATAAGCTATGAAGAATGTTTAAGCCTTCTTAAAAAACGCTATGACGGATATCTTTTTGCAAAAGAAGGCAAAAGCGTTTATAATCCTTTCAGCCTTCTAAATGCTTTTTCGGCAAAGGATGTGGGAAGTTATTGGTTTGCTACGGGAACTCCGACCTTTTTGGTAAACTACCTAAAAGAAGCTCACTATAATATTCCCGACTTAGACGGAAATGTTGAACTTGATGAGGCCGGCTTAGCCGATTACCGAGCCGACACAAAAAATCCTCTTCCGATTTTATTTCAAGCAGGATATTTAACAATTAAAGAATATATAAGAGAAGCAGCTCTTTACAGATTAGGCTTTCCTAATGATGAAGTCCGTTACGGTTTTCTTAAAAACCTTTTGCCGGATTACACATCTTTGCGTACAGATCAAACAGCTTCTTCCGTTTGGCGTTTTGTTGAAGATGTAAGGGCAGGAAATGTAGATAACTTTATGGAAAGAATGAAGTCCATAATTGCCGGCATTCCTTATGATAATCTTCCCAAAGAAAAGTTAAAGCTTAGAGAGCAAAATTATCAGACGGCCGTTTATTTGATTTTTAAGCTGATGGGGCAATTTGTTGAAACAGAGATACACTGTGCTGCCGGAAGAGCTGATTGTCTTGTTCATACAAAAGATGCGATTTATATCTTTGAATTTAAACTTGACGGAAACGGAAGCTCGGAAGATGCGGTAGCACAGATAAAAGAAAAAGGCTATACAGCTCCTTTTAAATCAAGCGGTAAAAAGATTGTTCTAATAGGTTCATCCTTTGATGAAAAAGAACGTACCATAAAAGACTGGAAAACCGAAAAAATTTAA
- a CDS encoding ABC transporter permease, with translation MKKYLSFFKIRFIANLQYRAAALAGISTQFAWGTLNIILFKAFYESSPENFPMGFSAFVSYIWMQQAFLAFFAMWTFESDITDSIVSGSIAYQMSKPINIYNLWFTRSVALRLARGLLRCFPVLIIASILPQPYRLIMPDPITFFIFIASMILGLCTAAAFTCLIYVLCFFTVSPKGLQIVFFSASEMLMGQIIPIPFFPETIKKILEFSPFTGIQNIPLRIFSYDISSADAGKKILLQVFWLLVLFLSGKIIARAAEKKLVVQGG, from the coding sequence ATGAAAAAATATCTTTCTTTTTTTAAAATACGCTTTATAGCAAACTTACAATACAGGGCAGCAGCTCTTGCCGGTATCTCAACTCAATTTGCATGGGGAACTTTAAATATCATTTTATTTAAGGCCTTTTATGAATCCTCTCCGGAAAATTTTCCTATGGGCTTTTCTGCTTTTGTTTCCTATATTTGGATGCAGCAGGCTTTCTTAGCGTTTTTTGCAATGTGGACATTTGAAAGTGATATAACCGATTCGATTGTTTCGGGCTCCATCGCATATCAAATGTCTAAACCGATAAACATATACAATCTTTGGTTTACCCGCTCGGTTGCATTAAGACTTGCAAGAGGTCTTTTAAGATGTTTTCCGGTTTTAATAATTGCCTCAATTTTACCTCAGCCTTACCGTTTGATAATGCCAGACCCTATTACCTTTTTTATATTTATAGCTTCTATGATATTGGGGCTTTGCACGGCAGCAGCCTTTACCTGCCTGATATACGTGCTTTGTTTTTTTACTGTTTCTCCCAAAGGGCTTCAAATAGTATTTTTCTCGGCCTCCGAGATGCTCATGGGGCAGATAATCCCTATTCCTTTTTTCCCTGAAACAATAAAAAAGATTTTGGAATTTTCTCCTTTTACGGGAATTCAAAATATTCCTTTAAGAATTTTTTCTTACGATATTTCATCTGCCGATGCAGGCAAAAAAATACTCCTGCAAGTCTTCTGGCTCCTTGTTTTATTTTTATCGGGAAAAATTATTGCAAGAGCAGCAGAAAAAAAACTGGTAGTGCAAGGAGGCTAA
- a CDS encoding alpha-L-fucosidase: MNFMGLPLFAHLKSLILSYILNLMKPDKITQWQKLGFGMFIHYGLYSLCGGVWKGEPVKRGYSEQILSHGKIPKEEYKALQNKFTCKNFDAEKICALAKAAGMKYIIITAKHHDGFCLFDTKTTDYNSVKAPAKRDLIAELSQACKKNGLKFGLYFSWIDWNCEFALPISDHNSDKIPPKHQKFNIEQLKELFTNYGPLCELWMDMGFPTKKQSEEVRALAQKLQPNMMINGRIWNDCGDFCTMGDNKFPDKSLNVPWQTPASIYHETWGYRSWQRRGDKNKKAQELIESLIRVRAMGGNYLLNIGPKGDGSVVAFEAEVLKKIGSFFKSKAPSQGSAKKLCKELNLDLPQDSILELSGEKNEIPFTKKLYRFTGKDYYSSHFICTELELNLKTSKGLYKTNLWTISLVRKKPLSQDEFLEINGKEFCFPANKKELQIFKNIKIEKPLTISVSTSGAPSLRKALKQDNLILRVERK; encoded by the coding sequence ATGAATTTTATGGGCTTGCCTCTTTTTGCTCACTTGAAATCTCTTATCCTATCCTATATACTCAATCTTATGAAACCAGATAAAATTACACAGTGGCAAAAATTAGGTTTTGGAATGTTTATTCATTATGGGCTTTATTCTTTATGCGGAGGCGTTTGGAAGGGTGAGCCGGTAAAGCGCGGTTACAGTGAACAGATTTTAAGTCACGGTAAAATTCCTAAAGAAGAATATAAGGCCTTACAAAATAAATTTACCTGTAAGAATTTCGATGCAGAAAAAATATGTGCTCTTGCAAAAGCTGCAGGAATGAAATACATCATTATCACGGCAAAGCACCATGACGGCTTTTGTCTTTTTGACACAAAGACTACAGATTATAATTCGGTGAAGGCTCCTGCAAAAAGGGACCTTATTGCAGAGCTTTCTCAAGCATGTAAAAAAAACGGTTTAAAGTTCGGGCTTTATTTTTCTTGGATAGATTGGAACTGCGAATTCGCTCTTCCTATAAGCGATCATAACAGCGATAAAATTCCGCCCAAGCATCAGAAATTTAATATTGAACAGCTGAAAGAATTATTTACAAATTACGGTCCTCTTTGCGAGCTTTGGATGGATATGGGTTTCCCGACAAAAAAGCAAAGTGAAGAAGTAAGAGCCCTTGCTCAAAAGCTTCAGCCTAACATGATGATAAACGGCCGCATATGGAATGACTGCGGAGATTTTTGTACAATGGGAGATAACAAATTTCCTGATAAAAGTTTAAATGTTCCTTGGCAGACTCCTGCTTCAATTTATCATGAAACATGGGGCTACCGTTCATGGCAAAGACGGGGAGATAAAAATAAAAAGGCCCAAGAGCTTATAGAAAGCCTTATAAGGGTAAGAGCTATGGGAGGTAATTACCTTTTGAATATTGGTCCAAAGGGCGACGGCTCCGTGGTAGCTTTTGAAGCTGAAGTCTTAAAAAAAATAGGCAGCTTTTTTAAATCAAAAGCGCCTTCGCAAGGGAGCGCAAAAAAACTTTGTAAAGAATTAAATTTAGATCTTCCTCAAGATAGTATTTTAGAACTAAGCGGAGAAAAAAACGAAATCCCCTTTACAAAAAAACTTTACCGCTTTACGGGAAAAGATTATTACTCTTCTCATTTTATTTGTACGGAGCTTGAACTTAATCTAAAAACGTCAAAAGGCTTATACAAAACAAATTTGTGGACAATCAGCCTCGTCAGAAAAAAGCCCTTATCCCAAGATGAGTTTTTGGAAATAAACGGAAAGGAATTTTGCTTCCCCGCAAACAAAAAAGAATTGCAAATTTTTAAAAACATAAAAATAGAAAAGCCTCTCACAATTTCAGTATCTACAAGCGGAGCACCTTCATTGCGTAAGGCCTTAAAACAGGATAACTTAATTTTGAGAGTCGAAAGAAAGTGA
- a CDS encoding Crp/Fnr family transcriptional regulator has protein sequence MNPIFKNIPAQEAEKYLKNTKAKTLNYKKDAFIFFEGDTPAFFFVLKSGIVQIEKNTADGKRLIVNRFENPGTVFAEVYALLDSAIYDYSCRVISDAEILCLPIEGVFGAGAYSETHFKVLKNLLNILAHKAYFLNQKLLIFSSFSLRQKIALYLLQQAEGSSKVELNLNREAMAEYLAVPRPSLSRELMSMQKDGLLKIEKDTIIVNLDKLEDFS, from the coding sequence ATGAATCCTATTTTTAAAAATATACCCGCTCAAGAAGCGGAAAAATATTTAAAAAATACCAAGGCTAAAACCCTCAACTATAAAAAAGATGCCTTTATCTTTTTTGAGGGCGATACTCCCGCTTTTTTCTTTGTTTTAAAATCGGGTATCGTTCAAATCGAAAAAAACACTGCCGATGGAAAGCGGCTTATTGTAAACCGCTTTGAAAACCCCGGTACGGTTTTTGCCGAAGTCTATGCTCTTTTGGATTCGGCTATCTACGATTACTCATGCCGTGTAATTAGCGATGCCGAAATTCTTTGTCTCCCCATAGAAGGGGTCTTTGGTGCCGGAGCGTACTCCGAAACTCATTTTAAGGTTCTAAAGAACCTATTAAATATTTTAGCTCATAAGGCTTATTTTTTAAACCAAAAGCTTCTTATCTTTTCTTCATTCAGTCTTCGTCAAAAGATAGCCCTCTATTTATTGCAGCAGGCTGAAGGAAGTTCAAAGGTTGAGCTAAACCTAAACAGGGAGGCTATGGCCGAATACTTAGCGGTTCCTCGGCCATCTTTATCCCGCGAGCTTATGAGCATGCAAAAAGATGGGCTTTTAAAAATCGAAAAAGATACCATCATTGTCAACCTTGATAAACTCGAAGACTTTAGCTAA
- a CDS encoding ABC transporter permease, whose amino-acid sequence MKGLNLYFKYLGILLKSTMQYKASFFLSCLGQFLLTCNSAAALYLLFARFQSIKGFSFAEVVFCYSIMQLSFAITESYARGFDSFSALIITGDFDRLLLRPRNLPLQVLGSKFEFSRIGRLLIAVVLFFYGIRFGNIDWSFLKVFTIISMLLGGIAVFSGLFLIYAAISFFTIQSLEFMNIFTDGARTFASYPVSIYGNKILRFCTFIIPYALFQYYPLLFLFDKCKNPTLAFLPLLSFLFLIPAYLLWRFGVSKYKSTGS is encoded by the coding sequence ATGAAAGGCTTAAACCTTTATTTTAAATATCTAGGTATTCTTTTAAAAAGCACAATGCAATACAAGGCTTCATTTTTTTTATCCTGCTTGGGTCAGTTTCTTTTAACCTGTAACAGCGCGGCTGCTCTTTATCTTTTATTTGCGCGCTTTCAGTCCATAAAAGGATTTTCCTTTGCCGAAGTTGTTTTTTGTTATTCAATAATGCAGTTAAGTTTTGCCATTACCGAAAGCTATGCACGAGGCTTTGATTCATTTTCTGCATTGATTATAACCGGAGACTTTGACAGACTTCTTTTGCGTCCCCGAAATTTACCCCTTCAAGTACTGGGAAGTAAATTCGAATTTTCAAGGATAGGAAGATTGCTCATAGCCGTCGTTTTATTTTTTTACGGCATAAGATTCGGAAATATAGATTGGTCTTTTTTAAAGGTGTTTACAATTATATCAATGCTCTTAGGAGGCATAGCGGTATTTTCAGGTCTTTTTTTAATCTATGCAGCTATTTCTTTTTTTACCATACAAAGTCTTGAGTTTATGAATATCTTTACCGATGGAGCCAGAACATTTGCCTCATACCCTGTTTCAATATACGGAAATAAAATTTTACGCTTTTGCACTTTTATAATTCCTTATGCTCTTTTTCAATATTATCCGCTTTTGTTTTTATTCGATAAATGCAAAAATCCTACCCTCGCCTTTTTACCCCTTCTTTCATTTTTGTTTTTGATTCCTGCTTATCTTTTGTGGCGGTTCGGAGTTTCAAAATATAAGTCGACGGGCTCGTAA
- a CDS encoding methyl-accepting chemotaxis protein, translating to MVTEKNYRKEGRRFSILRKLVFFFGMLILIGGFTMGASALFVAKKALMGKIEEALLMKAKDTAEIVDGRANSMLYFLEGLARIPALRDSKLTFYEKAEALRQDAERNKKIKYFGVADKNGKIYYADGSSVSVGDREWYKESIKGNNFISEPLISRLTGELQIIFSVPIYDDGHNILGVFSAAVNGLALTDIISDIIIGQTGGCYIIDASGTTIADKEIELVKRQENSIKKAVSDPELKSIADFEQKVLASSEAGLARFTYEGQKEIAAYSPMKTKTWKVIISAPVHELTGSLRPLKITIRIIGISILIISIILTAIIALTIVKPITSTVQALKNITDGDGDLRVRLPIKRNDEITDLSKYFNRTIEKIGNSIKMVGSGTQEMEQIGNELASNMTETASAIHQISTNIEGVKQQALTQAASVTETSATIEQIIKTIAQLNGMIESQAASVAESSSAIEQMVGNISSITQTLAKTDDAIKNLAGATAEGKETLSLSNTVTQKISEESGGLLEASSVIQHIASQTNLLAMNAAIEAAHAGEAGKGFAVVADEIRKLAEESSSQGKTITSTLKILSKEIENLSSSSKLAEEKFDSIFALSEQVKKMSETLMLAMKEQENGGREVLTAIHNINLITSQVNDGSAEMLEGGKNIAVEMQKLDDLTRVITASMNEMAAGALQINEATQEVNIISQKNKENIGNLVNEVERFKV from the coding sequence ATGGTAACTGAAAAAAATTATCGGAAGGAGGGAAGACGGTTTTCTATTTTAAGAAAATTGGTTTTCTTTTTTGGTATGTTAATCCTGATAGGAGGATTTACAATGGGTGCCTCTGCTTTATTTGTAGCAAAGAAGGCCCTAATGGGAAAAATTGAAGAAGCACTACTAATGAAGGCAAAGGATACGGCAGAAATTGTAGACGGCAGGGCGAATTCCATGTTATATTTTTTGGAAGGTCTTGCGCGTATTCCGGCCCTTCGCGACTCCAAACTTACTTTTTATGAGAAAGCAGAAGCACTACGGCAGGATGCAGAGCGGAATAAAAAGATAAAATACTTCGGAGTTGCCGATAAAAACGGGAAGATATATTATGCTGATGGATCTTCTGTTTCTGTCGGTGATAGGGAATGGTACAAGGAATCTATTAAAGGCAATAATTTTATTTCTGAGCCGCTTATAAGCCGTCTAACGGGTGAACTGCAAATTATATTTTCCGTACCTATCTATGATGATGGACACAATATTTTAGGTGTGTTTAGTGCCGCTGTTAACGGATTGGCTCTTACAGATATAATCAGTGACATTATAATAGGACAAACGGGCGGTTGCTATATTATCGATGCTTCAGGAACAACGATTGCTGATAAGGAAATAGAACTGGTTAAAAGACAAGAGAACAGCATTAAAAAAGCTGTATCCGACCCTGAACTTAAAAGTATTGCCGATTTTGAACAAAAAGTCTTAGCATCTTCTGAAGCCGGTTTAGCTAGATTTACATATGAAGGACAAAAAGAAATTGCTGCTTATTCTCCTATGAAAACAAAAACCTGGAAAGTCATCATCAGTGCTCCTGTTCATGAACTTACCGGCAGTCTCAGGCCTCTAAAAATCACAATCAGAATTATAGGTATCAGCATATTGATTATATCCATTATACTTACGGCTATTATAGCCCTTACAATAGTAAAGCCCATTACATCAACGGTTCAAGCGCTTAAAAATATTACAGATGGAGACGGAGATTTAAGGGTGCGCTTACCTATAAAAAGAAATGATGAAATAACCGATTTATCAAAATACTTTAACAGAACAATTGAAAAAATCGGGAACTCAATCAAAATGGTGGGTTCAGGCACTCAGGAAATGGAACAGATAGGAAATGAGCTTGCAAGTAATATGACGGAAACAGCAAGTGCCATACATCAAATAAGTACAAACATAGAAGGAGTAAAACAACAAGCCCTTACACAGGCGGCAAGCGTTACCGAGACCTCAGCTACCATCGAACAGATTATTAAAACCATCGCACAATTAAACGGCATGATAGAATCTCAAGCTGCCAGTGTAGCCGAATCCTCCTCGGCAATAGAGCAAATGGTAGGAAACATAAGCTCCATAACTCAGACCCTTGCAAAAACGGATGACGCAATCAAAAATCTTGCAGGAGCTACAGCTGAAGGAAAAGAAACACTTTCTCTATCAAATACCGTAACTCAAAAAATTTCGGAGGAATCGGGCGGACTCTTAGAAGCTTCAAGCGTTATCCAGCATATTGCAAGTCAAACAAACTTGCTTGCTATGAACGCAGCGATTGAAGCAGCTCATGCCGGAGAAGCAGGGAAAGGCTTTGCCGTTGTTGCCGACGAAATTAGAAAGCTCGCAGAAGAATCAAGTTCACAAGGAAAAACAATAACTTCAACCTTAAAGATTTTAAGCAAAGAAATTGAAAATCTTTCATCTTCTTCAAAATTGGCCGAAGAAAAATTTGACAGCATCTTTGCCCTATCGGAGCAAGTAAAAAAGATGAGTGAGACTCTTATGCTTGCAATGAAAGAGCAAGAAAACGGCGGCCGTGAAGTTTTGACGGCAATTCATAATATCAATTTAATCACTTCACAAGTAAATGACGGTTCAGCCGAAATGCTTGAGGGAGGAAAAAACATTGCCGTTGAAATGCAAAAACTCGATGACCTTACAAGAGTTATCACTGCAAGTATGAATGAAATGGCAGCAGGTGCACTCCAAATAAATGAAGCGACTCAAGAAGTCAATATTATTTCGCAAAAAAATAAAGAAAATATCGGCAATCTCGTAAACGAGGTTGAAAGATTTAAAGTCTAA
- the hcp gene encoding hydroxylamine reductase — protein MDTMFCFQCQETFKNSGCVRVGVCGKNPLVAGLQDFLIWGTKKLSEVTSYMRENGIKVEKEINHIVSTNLFVTITNANFDEKAINNRINITLKAIHDLHSSLNRPFDPEIEVYIDSDIPKRLGKAITIGVLQTKDPDKRSLKELIIYGLKGLCAYVKHANALGYEDEAVDAFIQKTLSILIDEKLSVDELISLTLKTGEAGVKGMALLDSANTGSYGNPEITEVSIGVRNNPGILVSGHDLKDIEMLLEQTEGTGVDVYTHSEMLPANYYPKLKKYKHLAGNYGNSWAKQVSEFESFNGPILMTTNCIIPSKASYVSRMYTTNAAGHPGCVHIEADENGHKDFSEIIKKAKSCPPPKEIESGKIIGGFAHAQVFALADKIVESVKNGDIRKFIVMGGCDGRHTTRSYYTGFAEALPKNTVILTAGCAKYRYNKLNLGDINGIPRVLDAGQCNDSYSLALIALKLKEIFNLSDINDLPIIFNIAWYEQKAVIVLLALLFLGVKNIHLGPTIPGFLSPNVKDVLISKFGLSGISSIEDDIKHFFG, from the coding sequence ATGGACACTATGTTTTGTTTTCAATGTCAGGAGACATTTAAAAATTCAGGCTGCGTAAGGGTCGGAGTATGCGGGAAAAACCCCTTAGTTGCAGGATTACAGGACTTTCTCATCTGGGGAACAAAAAAGCTTTCCGAGGTGACAAGTTATATGAGGGAAAACGGGATTAAGGTTGAAAAAGAAATTAACCACATCGTAAGCACAAACCTTTTTGTTACAATAACCAATGCAAATTTTGATGAAAAAGCAATTAACAACAGAATAAATATTACTCTTAAAGCAATCCATGATTTGCATAGTTCTTTAAATCGCCCCTTTGATCCGGAGATTGAAGTGTATATTGACTCGGATATACCGAAAAGACTGGGCAAGGCCATTACAATAGGCGTTTTGCAGACAAAAGATCCCGATAAGCGCTCCTTAAAAGAACTTATTATCTATGGTCTAAAGGGGCTATGTGCCTATGTAAAACATGCTAACGCCTTAGGCTATGAAGACGAAGCGGTTGATGCCTTTATTCAAAAAACGCTTTCAATCCTCATAGATGAAAAATTGAGTGTTGATGAACTTATTTCTCTTACCTTAAAGACAGGAGAAGCCGGAGTTAAGGGAATGGCTCTGCTGGATAGCGCCAACACAGGCAGCTACGGTAATCCCGAAATAACCGAAGTTTCGATAGGTGTAAGAAATAATCCGGGCATCCTTGTATCTGGGCATGATCTAAAAGATATCGAAATGCTTCTTGAGCAAACTGAGGGTACAGGAGTTGATGTTTATACTCACTCCGAAATGCTCCCTGCAAATTATTATCCGAAACTAAAAAAATATAAGCATCTTGCAGGTAATTACGGTAATTCGTGGGCCAAACAGGTTTCCGAATTTGAAAGTTTTAACGGCCCAATCCTTATGACAACCAACTGTATAATTCCTTCAAAGGCTTCCTACGTATCAAGAATGTATACGACAAATGCAGCAGGTCATCCCGGCTGTGTTCATATCGAAGCCGATGAAAACGGTCATAAGGACTTTTCCGAAATTATAAAAAAGGCAAAATCCTGTCCTCCCCCTAAAGAAATTGAAAGCGGAAAGATTATAGGAGGCTTTGCTCACGCCCAAGTTTTTGCTCTTGCCGACAAAATTGTCGAAAGCGTAAAAAACGGAGATATTAGAAAATTCATAGTAATGGGCGGCTGCGACGGCAGACACACAACAAGATCTTATTATACGGGTTTTGCGGAAGCTCTTCCGAAAAATACCGTCATCCTGACGGCAGGCTGTGCAAAATACAGGTACAATAAACTAAATCTTGGAGATATAAACGGCATTCCAAGGGTATTGGATGCAGGACAGTGCAATGATTCTTATTCCCTTGCCCTTATAGCTCTTAAATTGAAGGAAATATTTAACCTAAGCGATATTAATGATTTACCTATAATTTTTAATATAGCATGGTACGAACAAAAAGCCGTTATAGTACTCTTGGCCCTATTGTTCTTAGGCGTAAAAAACATACACCTTGGGCCTACTATTCCCGGCTTTCTTTCACCCAACGTAAAGGATGTTTTAATAAGCAAATTCGGATTATCGGGAATCTCTTCAATAGAAGATGATATAAAACATTTTTTCGGTTAG